The Thermosynechococcus sp. genome has a segment encoding these proteins:
- the bioB gene encoding biotin synthase BioB has product MSTVLTTDWQHLANLALADECLSRDQARAVLQAPDTELLNQLAAAYRVRYHYWGNRVRLHYLLNAQSGLCSEDCHYCSQSKISTAEIEKYPLLSQEKILAAAERAAQLKAGTFCMVISGRSPSEKVFEQVLAAIRAVKERYPLKICACLGLLTAEQTARLAAAGVDRVNHNLNTSENFHAAICTTHTFRDRDQTLANIQAAGITTCAGGILGMGESDDDVIDLALSLRQRQVTSVPVNFLIPIPGTPLGEQHNLNPRHCLRILVLFRLLLPRQEIRIAGGREVHLRSLQPLGLYAANSIFIGDYLTTPGQAPHQDWQMIADAGFVLEDPDGRAIAP; this is encoded by the coding sequence ATGAGTACTGTGTTGACCACTGACTGGCAGCACCTTGCCAATTTAGCCCTTGCCGACGAGTGCCTCAGCCGCGATCAAGCGCGAGCGGTGCTCCAAGCCCCCGATACGGAACTCCTGAATCAACTGGCGGCAGCCTATCGGGTGCGCTACCACTACTGGGGCAATCGGGTACGGCTGCACTATCTCCTGAATGCCCAAAGTGGTCTATGCTCTGAGGATTGCCACTATTGCTCGCAATCGAAAATCTCCACCGCTGAGATTGAAAAGTATCCCCTGCTCTCGCAGGAGAAAATTCTTGCCGCCGCTGAGCGCGCTGCCCAACTCAAGGCCGGTACATTTTGCATGGTGATTTCCGGGCGATCGCCCAGTGAAAAGGTCTTTGAGCAGGTGCTGGCTGCGATTCGGGCGGTCAAGGAACGCTATCCCCTGAAAATCTGTGCCTGCTTGGGCCTACTCACCGCTGAGCAAACGGCACGGCTGGCGGCCGCGGGTGTAGATCGCGTCAACCACAACCTGAATACGTCGGAAAACTTCCACGCTGCCATTTGTACCACCCACACCTTTAGGGATCGCGACCAGACCTTGGCAAATATCCAAGCCGCTGGAATAACCACCTGCGCTGGGGGCATCTTAGGCATGGGGGAATCCGATGACGATGTGATTGATCTTGCCCTCTCCCTGCGGCAGCGTCAGGTGACTAGTGTACCCGTGAACTTTTTGATTCCAATTCCGGGGACGCCCCTGGGCGAACAGCACAACCTCAATCCCCGCCACTGTTTACGCATTCTCGTGCTGTTTCGTCTGCTCTTGCCGCGCCAAGAGATCCGCATTGCCGGTGGCCGCGAAGTGCATCTGCGATCGCTCCAACCCCTTGGCCTCTACGCCGCCAACTCCATTTTTATTGGCGACTATCTGACCACTCCCGGGCAAGCTCCCCACCAAGATTGGCAAATGATTGCCGATGCCGGCTTTGTTCTTGAAGACCCCGACGGGCGGGCGATCGCCCCTTAA
- a CDS encoding ribonuclease HII, protein MEPLSLIYEQAYWQQGDCRVVGVDEVGRGCLAGPVVAAAVILPVDCVPLPEVRDSKQLTARQRSRLFAQIYNQAIAIGIGSASVAEIDQVNILQATYRAMARALERVAPWDHALIDGKLTKTAPFERVTAIIGGDRRSYSIACASIIAKVRRDRFMARLARRYPQYGWERNVGYSTPEHRQALDQYGLTPWHRRSFLKSLLPADSHLCNAITGE, encoded by the coding sequence ATGGAACCCCTCAGTCTGATTTATGAGCAGGCCTACTGGCAACAGGGCGATTGTCGCGTCGTCGGTGTGGATGAAGTGGGGCGGGGTTGCTTAGCAGGGCCAGTGGTGGCGGCAGCCGTAATTTTGCCTGTGGACTGTGTCCCCCTTCCAGAGGTACGGGATTCTAAGCAGTTGACTGCCCGCCAGCGATCGCGCCTCTTTGCGCAGATTTATAACCAAGCGATCGCCATTGGCATTGGCAGTGCCAGTGTGGCGGAAATTGATCAGGTGAATATTCTGCAAGCCACCTATCGAGCGATGGCGCGGGCTCTAGAGCGGGTGGCCCCTTGGGACCATGCCCTGATTGACGGCAAACTAACCAAAACAGCGCCCTTTGAAAGGGTTACGGCCATTATCGGGGGCGATCGCCGCAGCTATAGTATTGCCTGTGCCTCAATTATTGCCAAGGTACGGCGCGATCGCTTCATGGCCCGCTTAGCGCGTCGTTATCCCCAGTATGGTTGGGAACGCAATGTGGGCTACAGCACCCCCGAACACCGCCAAGCCCTTGACCAGTATGGCCTTACTCCTTGGCATCGGCGATCGTTCCTGAAATCCTTGCTTCCTGCCGACTCGCACTTGTGCAATGCCATCACAGGGGAGTAG
- a CDS encoding UDP-glucose/GDP-mannose dehydrogenase family protein: MRVCVIGTGYVGLVTGVCLAHIGHEVICIDNNIDKVKLLQQGESPIYEPGLTELLRGCIASGHIRFSSDLGAGVEFGEVLFIAVGTPALPNGETDTRYVEAVARGIGAHLHLGYKVIVNKSTVPIGSGDWVRMIILDGVVEREPDLADAIKAGGTHPPLDFDVVSNPEFLREGSAVYDTLNPDRIVLGSSSRRAIQVMQELYAPIIERKYAVDPTLPPVPVLVTDLSSAEMIKYAANAFLATKISFINEIANICDRVGADVVQVAKGIGLDSRIGEKFLQAGLGWGGSCFPKDVSALIHTAEDYGYDAQLLKAAVQVNQRQRFIVIEKLQQVLKILKGKTIGLLGLTFKPNTDDLRDAPALNLIEELHRLGAKVKAYDPLVSQSGLRSGLSHVIVETDLLHLADGCDALVLVTDWPQFQEVDYGALAKVMHQPVIIDGRNFLDRKGLESLGFRYVGIGH; the protein is encoded by the coding sequence ATGCGGGTCTGTGTAATTGGCACCGGCTATGTGGGTTTGGTGACGGGAGTGTGCCTGGCACATATTGGCCATGAGGTCATTTGCATTGACAACAATATTGATAAGGTCAAGCTGCTGCAACAGGGGGAATCCCCCATTTATGAACCGGGTCTGACGGAGTTACTCCGGGGTTGCATTGCCAGTGGTCACATTCGCTTCAGTAGTGATCTGGGCGCTGGGGTGGAGTTTGGTGAGGTGCTCTTTATTGCTGTCGGTACGCCTGCACTGCCCAATGGTGAAACCGATACCCGCTATGTGGAAGCCGTTGCCCGGGGGATTGGTGCCCATTTGCATTTGGGATACAAAGTTATTGTCAATAAATCCACAGTGCCCATTGGCTCAGGGGACTGGGTACGGATGATTATTCTAGATGGCGTGGTTGAGCGAGAACCCGATTTGGCCGATGCCATTAAAGCCGGGGGAACCCATCCGCCACTAGATTTTGATGTGGTCAGCAATCCTGAATTTCTGCGGGAAGGTTCAGCGGTCTATGACACGTTGAATCCCGATCGCATTGTCTTGGGCAGCAGTAGCCGCAGAGCGATTCAAGTCATGCAGGAACTCTATGCGCCGATTATTGAGCGCAAGTATGCGGTTGATCCCACCTTGCCTCCCGTACCAGTTTTGGTCACGGATCTGAGTTCGGCGGAAATGATCAAGTACGCTGCCAATGCCTTTTTGGCGACCAAAATCAGCTTTATTAATGAAATTGCCAATATTTGCGATCGCGTGGGGGCAGATGTGGTTCAAGTGGCCAAGGGAATTGGTTTAGATTCCCGTATTGGCGAGAAATTTCTGCAGGCGGGCTTAGGTTGGGGGGGCTCCTGTTTTCCCAAGGATGTTTCGGCTCTCATCCACACGGCGGAAGACTACGGCTACGATGCCCAGTTGCTTAAAGCAGCGGTTCAAGTGAACCAGCGGCAGCGCTTTATTGTCATTGAAAAACTGCAACAGGTGCTGAAGATCCTCAAGGGTAAAACCATTGGTCTTTTGGGGTTAACGTTTAAGCCCAACACCGACGATTTGCGGGATGCCCCTGCCCTTAATTTGATTGAGGAACTGCATCGCTTAGGTGCTAAGGTCAAAGCCTATGACCCCCTTGTGTCCCAGTCGGGCCTGCGATCGGGTCTCTCCCATGTGATTGTGGAAACAGATCTACTGCACCTTGCTGATGGCTGTGATGCTCTGGTGTTGGTGACCGACTGGCCACAATTCCAAGAGGTGGATTATGGCGCATTGGCCAAGGTGATGCACCAACCGGTGATCATTGATGGCCGCAACTTCTTAGATCGCAAGGGGCTAGAGTCACTGGGCTTTCGCTATGTAGGGATTGGCCACTAG
- a CDS encoding UDP-glucuronic acid decarboxylase family protein: MRILVTGGAGFIGSHLVDRLMEAGHEVICLDNYFTGTKRNILRWIGHPNFELIRHDVTDPIRLEVDQIYHLACPASPVHYQYNPVKTIKTNVMGTLHMLGLAKRVKARFLLASTSEVYGDPQVHPQPESYWGHVNPIGVRSCYDEGKRVAETLTLDYHRQNNVDVRVARIFNTYGPKMQVNDGRVVSNFIVQALQGIPLTVYGDGSQTRSFCYVSDLVEGLIRLMNSDHIGPVNLGNPDEYTVLELAQKIQALINPGVEIQFKPLPSDDPQRRRPDITLARTVLGWQPTVPLLAGLQRTIPDFAERLGVPYTPMMVEA; the protein is encoded by the coding sequence ATGCGCATTCTAGTGACTGGCGGCGCTGGGTTTATTGGTTCCCATCTCGTTGATCGGCTGATGGAAGCGGGTCATGAGGTCATTTGCCTAGACAACTACTTCACTGGTACGAAGCGCAACATTTTGCGCTGGATAGGTCATCCGAACTTTGAACTGATCCGCCATGATGTCACCGATCCAATTCGCCTGGAGGTGGATCAAATCTATCACCTGGCCTGCCCCGCCTCACCGGTTCATTACCAATACAATCCGGTCAAAACAATTAAAACCAATGTCATGGGCACACTCCACATGCTGGGGTTGGCCAAACGCGTGAAGGCACGATTTCTCCTGGCCTCAACTTCAGAAGTCTATGGTGACCCCCAAGTGCATCCCCAACCTGAGTCCTACTGGGGGCATGTCAACCCCATTGGTGTGCGCTCCTGCTATGACGAAGGCAAGCGAGTGGCAGAAACTCTTACCTTGGACTACCACCGCCAAAACAATGTAGATGTTCGCGTGGCCCGGATTTTTAATACCTATGGCCCGAAAATGCAGGTCAACGATGGCCGCGTCGTCAGCAACTTTATTGTCCAAGCGTTGCAGGGCATTCCCCTCACGGTTTATGGGGACGGCTCCCAAACCCGTAGCTTTTGCTATGTCAGCGATTTGGTGGAAGGGTTAATTCGGCTGATGAATAGCGATCACATTGGCCCTGTGAACCTCGGCAACCCCGATGAATACACAGTGCTAGAGCTCGCCCAAAAAATCCAGGCCCTGATTAATCCAGGGGTGGAAATTCAGTTTAAGCCCCTGCCCAGTGATGATCCGCAGCGCCGTCGTCCCGACATTACCCTCGCGCGCACAGTGTTGGGCTGGCAACCAACCGTGCCTCTCCTCGCCGGGCTGCAGCGGACAATTCCTGACTTTGCTGAGCGGCTGGGCGTACCCTATACGCCTATGATGGTGGAAGCTTAG
- a CDS encoding dihydroorotase, translating into MAIAIQNAVICTPEGELRQQQVRLEGDRIAEVAERVTVNPGDTVIDATGLTLLPGVIDPQVHFREPGLEHKEDLFTASCACAKGGVTSFLEMPNTRPLTIDQASLDDKLARAAAKCVVNYGFFIGATQDNLAVLNTVHPVCGIKIFMGSMHGPLLVDEEPILDRIFSEGKRLIAVHAEDQARIRARRAQFAGITDVAIHSQIQDEIAALNATQLAVKLSRKYERRLHILHLSTGIEVDFLREHKLPWITVEVTPQHLLLTTEAYAKMGSLAQMNPPLRTAVDNEKLWQGLLDGVIDFIATDHAPHTLAEKAQPYPQSPSGMPGVETSLPLMLTQAMAGRCTVPQVVRWMSTAVAAAYEIPNKGKIAPGYDADLVLVDLQTYRPVRREELLTKCGWSPFEGWSLTGWPVYTFVNGEVVFSQGQVNTAVRGRPLKFGS; encoded by the coding sequence GTGGCGATCGCGATCCAAAATGCGGTGATTTGTACCCCAGAGGGAGAACTCCGCCAGCAACAGGTGCGCCTTGAGGGCGATCGCATTGCAGAAGTAGCAGAGCGCGTCACTGTGAACCCCGGCGATACGGTCATTGATGCCACAGGCTTAACCCTCCTGCCAGGGGTAATTGACCCACAAGTGCATTTTCGCGAACCCGGCTTAGAGCACAAAGAGGATCTGTTCACCGCCAGTTGTGCCTGTGCCAAGGGGGGGGTCACCAGCTTTTTGGAAATGCCCAATACCCGCCCCCTAACCATTGATCAGGCGAGCCTAGATGATAAACTGGCCCGTGCCGCCGCCAAATGTGTCGTGAATTATGGTTTTTTCATTGGCGCCACTCAGGATAACCTTGCCGTCCTCAACACCGTCCACCCCGTCTGCGGTATCAAGATTTTCATGGGGTCAATGCACGGGCCCCTCTTGGTGGACGAAGAGCCAATTTTAGACCGTATCTTTAGTGAGGGCAAACGCCTCATTGCTGTCCATGCTGAAGATCAGGCTCGCATCCGGGCCCGCCGCGCACAATTTGCTGGCATTACCGATGTGGCCATACACTCGCAAATTCAAGATGAGATTGCTGCCCTCAACGCCACCCAGTTAGCCGTGAAGCTCTCCCGTAAATACGAACGCCGCCTACACATTCTCCATCTTTCCACAGGGATTGAAGTCGACTTTCTGCGCGAGCACAAACTTCCTTGGATAACGGTGGAAGTCACTCCCCAACACCTGCTACTGACCACAGAGGCCTACGCCAAAATGGGTTCCCTGGCGCAAATGAACCCACCCCTGCGCACAGCAGTAGATAATGAAAAACTCTGGCAAGGACTACTCGATGGCGTCATTGACTTTATTGCCACCGATCATGCCCCCCACACCCTAGCGGAAAAGGCGCAGCCCTATCCCCAGAGCCCCTCTGGTATGCCGGGGGTAGAAACCTCTTTGCCGCTCATGCTGACCCAAGCGATGGCAGGCCGCTGTACTGTGCCGCAAGTGGTGCGCTGGATGTCCACTGCTGTTGCTGCGGCCTATGAAATTCCCAACAAAGGGAAAATTGCCCCCGGTTACGATGCAGATCTGGTGCTCGTGGATTTGCAGACCTATCGCCCAGTGCGCCGTGAGGAACTTCTCACCAAGTGTGGCTGGAGTCCTTTTGAGGGCTGGTCATTGACAGGATGGCCAGTGTACACCTTTGTCAATGGTGAGGTTGTGTTTAGCCAAGGGCAAGTGAATACTGCTGTGCGCGGACGTCCTCTCAAGTTTGGTTCCTAA
- the nuoH gene encoding NADH-quinone oxidoreductase subunit NuoH, with amino-acid sequence MESGIDLQGQFIHALESLGLSHDLAKLLWLPLPMLMMLIVATVGVLVAVWLERKISAAVQQRIGPEYIGPLGILAPLADGLKLIFKEDVLPANTDRWLFTLGPAVVVIPVFLSYIIVPFGQNLLISNLAMGVFLWIALSSIAPIGLLMSGYASNNKYSLLGGLRAAAQSISYEIPLALAVLAVAMMSNGLGTVEIVEQQSEYGILSWNVWRQPIGFLIFWIAALAECERLPFDLPEAEEELVAGYQTEYAGMKFALFYLGAYVNLVLSALLVSVLYFGGWSFPIPLETLAHLLGVSQSNPFLQIAFAVVGITMTLIKAYFFVFLAILLRWTVPRVRIDQLLDLGWKFLLPVGLVNLLLTAGLKLAFPVAFGG; translated from the coding sequence ATGGAATCTGGTATTGACTTACAGGGGCAGTTTATTCATGCGTTGGAATCCCTTGGCCTTTCCCATGATCTAGCCAAGCTACTTTGGCTGCCCTTGCCAATGTTAATGATGCTAATTGTGGCTACGGTGGGCGTCCTGGTGGCCGTTTGGCTAGAGCGGAAAATTTCTGCTGCTGTGCAACAGCGGATTGGCCCTGAATACATTGGCCCATTGGGGATTTTGGCACCCCTGGCCGACGGGCTCAAACTGATTTTTAAAGAGGATGTTCTCCCCGCGAATACCGATCGCTGGCTGTTTACCCTTGGTCCAGCAGTGGTCGTGATTCCCGTCTTTTTGTCCTACATTATTGTCCCCTTTGGCCAAAACCTACTGATCTCCAACTTGGCAATGGGGGTCTTCCTCTGGATTGCCCTATCAAGTATTGCGCCCATTGGCCTACTGATGTCGGGCTATGCCTCCAACAACAAATACTCCCTACTGGGCGGACTGCGGGCAGCGGCACAATCCATTAGCTACGAAATTCCCCTTGCCTTAGCAGTGTTGGCAGTGGCCATGATGTCCAATGGCTTGGGCACGGTGGAAATTGTCGAGCAGCAGTCGGAATACGGCATCCTCAGTTGGAATGTCTGGCGGCAGCCCATCGGCTTTTTGATCTTTTGGATTGCCGCTCTAGCAGAGTGTGAGCGCCTTCCCTTTGACTTGCCGGAAGCCGAGGAAGAACTCGTGGCCGGCTACCAAACAGAGTACGCGGGCATGAAGTTTGCCCTCTTTTACCTGGGTGCCTACGTTAACCTTGTCCTTTCGGCACTCCTAGTCAGTGTTCTCTACTTTGGCGGTTGGAGCTTCCCCATTCCCCTAGAAACCCTTGCCCATCTCCTGGGGGTGAGTCAAAGCAATCCCTTTTTGCAGATTGCCTTTGCAGTGGTGGGCATCACCATGACCCTGATTAAGGCCTACTTCTTCGTGTTTTTGGCAATTCTGCTGCGTTGGACCGTGCCCCGTGTGCGTATTGACCAGCTCCTAGATCTGGGCTGGAAATTCCTATTACCAGTGGGTCTAGTGAACTTACTGCTGACCGCTGGCTTGAAGCTGGCCTTTCCCGTAGCCTTTGGCGGCTAA
- the ndhI gene encoding NAD(P)H-quinone oxidoreductase subunit I, producing the protein MKFLNQIANYAKEAVQSAKYIGQGLSVTFDHMRRRPITVQYPYEKLIPSERFRGRIHFEFDKCIACEVCVRVCPINLPVVDWVFNKEIKKKELKHYSIDFGVCIFCANCVEYCPTNCLSVTEEYELATYDRHELNYDSVAMGRIPYKVTQDPMVTPIREFAYLPAGVMSGHDLPAGAQRAGERPEAIATPAESSEN; encoded by the coding sequence ATGAAATTCCTCAATCAGATTGCCAACTATGCCAAAGAGGCAGTGCAGTCGGCGAAGTACATCGGCCAAGGCCTCTCCGTTACCTTCGATCACATGCGGCGGCGGCCGATAACAGTGCAGTATCCCTACGAAAAGCTGATTCCTTCAGAACGGTTCCGGGGACGGATTCACTTTGAGTTTGACAAGTGCATTGCCTGTGAAGTCTGCGTGCGGGTTTGCCCCATTAACCTGCCGGTGGTGGACTGGGTCTTTAACAAAGAGATCAAAAAGAAAGAGCTCAAGCACTACAGTATTGACTTTGGGGTGTGCATTTTTTGCGCAAATTGTGTCGAGTACTGCCCCACCAATTGCCTTTCAGTAACAGAAGAATACGAACTGGCCACCTACGATCGCCACGAGCTGAACTACGACAGTGTGGCCATGGGACGCATTCCCTACAAAGTGACCCAAGACCCAATGGTGACGCCGATCCGTGAGTTTGCCTACCTGCCGGCGGGGGTGATGTCTGGCCATGATTTGCCGGCGGGTGCCCAACGGGCAGGGGAGCGTCCGGAGGCGATCGCCACCCCTGCTGAATCATCTGAGAACTAG
- a CDS encoding NADH-quinone oxidoreductase subunit J, with amino-acid sequence MDLATLTQTMTFFALAAAVTVAALGVVLLNNVVYSAFLLGVVFLSISGLYILMNADFVSAAQILIYVGAVNVLILFAIMLVNKREAYTPVPGRWLRQGGAAVVSLGVFALLTKMILQAPWQLSSLPPTPDSITTIGQHFFSDFLLPFELASVLLLMALIGAVVLARRELVLEAEPPLGEEVVPPLELPERPREPVALSEK; translated from the coding sequence GTGGACTTAGCCACCCTGACCCAAACGATGACCTTCTTTGCCCTTGCTGCTGCAGTGACTGTTGCCGCTCTGGGCGTTGTGCTCCTGAACAATGTTGTCTATTCCGCCTTTTTGCTAGGGGTTGTGTTTCTGAGCATCTCTGGGCTGTATATCCTCATGAATGCTGACTTTGTCTCAGCGGCGCAAATTCTCATCTATGTTGGTGCGGTCAACGTTCTCATCCTGTTTGCCATCATGCTCGTCAATAAGCGCGAGGCCTATACGCCGGTACCCGGGCGCTGGCTGCGTCAGGGGGGGGCTGCCGTGGTCTCCCTGGGGGTCTTTGCGTTGCTGACGAAAATGATTTTGCAAGCCCCTTGGCAACTCAGTTCCCTGCCCCCCACCCCTGACAGCATCACCACCATTGGCCAGCACTTTTTCAGCGATTTCCTCTTGCCCTTTGAGTTGGCCTCGGTCTTACTGCTGATGGCCTTGATTGGGGCAGTGGTTCTCGCCCGCCGCGAACTGGTCTTGGAGGCTGAACCCCCCCTCGGGGAAGAGGTGGTCCCCCCCTTGGAGTTACCGGAACGTCCCCGTGAACCTGTGGCCTTGTCTGAAAAATAG
- the nuoK gene encoding NADH-quinone oxidoreductase subunit NuoK, producing the protein MQLTSVLILAALLFCIGIYGLVTSRNAVRVLMSIELLLNAVNLNLIGFANYLDGQQIKGQVFAVFVITVAAAEAAVGLAIILAIYRNRDTVDMEKFNLLKW; encoded by the coding sequence ATGCAGTTAACCTCTGTTTTGATCTTGGCAGCACTGCTGTTTTGTATTGGCATCTATGGTTTGGTGACCAGTCGCAATGCCGTGCGTGTGCTCATGTCCATTGAGCTGCTGCTGAATGCTGTTAACCTCAATTTAATTGGTTTTGCCAACTATCTGGATGGCCAGCAAATCAAGGGGCAAGTCTTTGCCGTATTTGTGATTACGGTGGCAGCCGCCGAAGCCGCCGTGGGGTTAGCAATTATTTTGGCCATCTATCGCAACCGCGACACTGTTGACATGGAGAAATTTAACCTCCTGAAGTGGTAG
- a CDS encoding HhoA/HhoB/HtrA family serine endopeptidase — protein MTVRLGKSVTYLSLMALGAAAAMFVTHLMPASTPLVTPSLAQLPAPLPAGNDVNFIARAVEEVGPAVVRIDASRRVQARVPAIFNDPFFQEFFGPMMPPRSREERGLGSGFIISSDGLILTNAHVVEGADRVQVTLKDGRTFEGRVLGQDRLTDVAVVKVNANNLPVVRLGNSDTLRPGEWAIAIGNPLGLDNTVTAGIISATGRSSGDIGVPDKRVGFIQTDAAINPGNSGGPLLNQRGEVIGMNTAIIGGAQGLGFAIPINTARRIANQLVANGRVDHPFLGIRMANLTPEVQQRLNANPNSPVRVQESSGVLIFEVLPNSPAARAGLQPGDVIRRINGQNITKADQVQQMVESAGIGRTMDIEVRRGGQSVTVAVQPAPLPTQASR, from the coding sequence ATGACAGTGCGTCTTGGTAAGTCGGTCACTTATCTCTCATTAATGGCATTGGGGGCAGCTGCTGCCATGTTTGTCACCCACTTGATGCCAGCGTCAACGCCCTTGGTCACTCCCAGCTTGGCCCAGTTGCCGGCACCGCTACCGGCGGGAAATGACGTTAACTTTATTGCCCGTGCCGTTGAAGAGGTGGGCCCTGCCGTGGTGCGCATTGATGCTTCCCGTAGGGTGCAGGCCCGTGTGCCGGCTATCTTTAATGACCCTTTCTTTCAGGAATTCTTTGGGCCGATGATGCCCCCCCGCAGCCGTGAAGAACGGGGTCTGGGGTCTGGTTTTATCATTAGTAGCGATGGCTTGATCCTGACAAATGCCCACGTGGTGGAGGGGGCCGATCGCGTTCAGGTGACGCTTAAGGATGGTCGTACATTTGAAGGGCGTGTATTAGGTCAAGACCGTCTGACGGACGTGGCGGTGGTCAAGGTGAATGCCAACAATTTACCGGTGGTGCGCCTTGGCAATTCGGATACTTTGCGCCCGGGGGAGTGGGCGATCGCCATCGGCAATCCCTTGGGACTGGACAATACGGTCACCGCTGGCATTATTAGCGCCACGGGACGTTCCAGCGGCGATATTGGGGTGCCCGATAAGCGAGTGGGCTTTATTCAAACGGATGCTGCCATCAATCCCGGCAATTCGGGTGGCCCCCTGCTCAATCAGCGGGGAGAAGTGATTGGCATGAATACGGCGATCATTGGCGGTGCCCAGGGCCTAGGATTTGCAATTCCTATCAATACGGCGCGGCGCATTGCCAATCAACTCGTGGCCAATGGCCGGGTAGATCATCCCTTCCTCGGTATTCGCATGGCCAATCTTACCCCTGAGGTGCAGCAACGCCTCAACGCCAACCCCAATAGTCCTGTGCGGGTGCAGGAAAGTTCGGGTGTTTTGATTTTTGAAGTCCTACCCAACTCTCCCGCTGCCCGTGCCGGTTTGCAACCTGGAGATGTGATCCGTCGTATCAATGGCCAAAACATCACCAAAGCGGATCAAGTGCAGCAAATGGTGGAAAGCGCCGGCATTGGTCGCACAATGGACATAGAGGTGCGTCGCGGTGGCCAAAGCGTAACGGTGGCCGTCCAGCCGGCTCCCCTGCCTACCCAAGCGAGTCGCTAG
- a CDS encoding DUF3326 domain-containing protein has translation MLTAVLIIPTGIGAAIGGYAGDAIPVVRALAQVCDRLITHPNVLNGAMLYWPLPNVWYVEGYALDEFAAGHWGLLPPRPNRIGLLLDAAIEPELQLRHRQAAAACSATLGLTITEPVITDAPLGVQLQTAASGSTWGTVANAASLLRSAEKLIQVAKAEAIAIVTRFPDDLGTAALHHYRRGQGVDPLAGAEAVISHLIVQHFQMPAAHAPALQPLPLEASVHPRALAEEIGYTFLPSVLVGLSRAPRYSLSAPQALWRQEVDAVIVPATALGGRGILAFAHQGIPILTVANNTTTLNVTGADLGIETIPCQSYGEAIGVLSAMKAGVSWQTVTTAT, from the coding sequence GTGTTGACGGCAGTTCTGATCATTCCCACGGGCATTGGCGCTGCCATTGGCGGTTATGCGGGGGATGCGATTCCCGTTGTTCGTGCCTTGGCCCAAGTGTGCGATCGCCTGATTACCCACCCCAACGTTCTCAATGGCGCCATGCTCTACTGGCCGCTGCCCAATGTCTGGTACGTCGAAGGCTATGCCCTGGATGAATTTGCCGCCGGCCATTGGGGATTGCTACCACCCCGGCCGAATCGCATTGGTCTGTTACTGGATGCGGCCATTGAACCAGAGCTGCAACTGCGCCATCGGCAAGCGGCAGCGGCGTGCTCGGCCACCTTGGGCTTAACCATTACTGAACCGGTGATAACAGATGCACCCTTGGGGGTGCAGTTACAAACTGCTGCCTCCGGCAGCACATGGGGCACGGTGGCAAACGCCGCCAGTTTACTGCGGTCGGCAGAAAAACTGATTCAAGTCGCTAAGGCCGAGGCGATCGCGATCGTGACTCGCTTTCCTGATGATCTGGGCACCGCAGCATTGCACCACTATCGTAGGGGCCAAGGGGTCGATCCTTTAGCAGGGGCAGAAGCGGTCATTAGTCATTTGATTGTCCAGCACTTTCAGATGCCAGCCGCCCATGCCCCAGCCCTGCAACCCTTACCCCTCGAGGCGAGTGTCCATCCCCGCGCCCTGGCCGAAGAAATTGGCTATACCTTTTTGCCCTCGGTGCTGGTGGGGTTGAGTCGTGCTCCCCGCTACAGTTTAAGTGCCCCCCAAGCCCTGTGGCGCCAGGAGGTAGATGCGGTGATTGTACCCGCCACTGCCCTGGGTGGGCGGGGAATTCTGGCCTTTGCTCATCAGGGCATCCCCATCCTAACGGTAGCGAACAACACCACAACCCTCAATGTTACTGGGGCCGATTTGGGGATAGAGACCATTCCTTGCCAGTCCTATGGGGAGGCGATCGGCGTCCTGAGTGCCATGAAGGCGGGAGTATCCTGGCAAACGGTTACCACAGCAACCTAA